One Cryobacterium roopkundense genomic region harbors:
- a CDS encoding alpha/beta fold hydrolase: protein MDIILVPGFWLDASSWSQVTPSLVQAGHRVHPLTLPGLEALDAPRAGIGLREHIDAVVATVDALDGDVVLVGHSGGGAIIHGVVDARPERVARAVYVDSGPVGDGGVINDELPAVGDDVPLPPWDDFDDADLTDLTEELRADFRARAIPQPRGVAYDKQTLGNVRRFDVPVTVIACEFPTAALIGWVQSGDPHVAELADITDVEYVDLPTGHWPQFTKPVELGAAILAAVDR, encoded by the coding sequence ATGGACATAATCCTCGTACCCGGATTCTGGTTGGACGCTTCCTCGTGGTCGCAGGTCACCCCCTCGCTCGTCCAGGCCGGGCATCGCGTGCATCCGCTCACGCTGCCAGGGCTTGAAGCGCTCGACGCACCGCGAGCCGGCATCGGCCTGCGTGAACACATCGATGCTGTCGTGGCCACAGTCGATGCCCTCGACGGTGACGTCGTGCTGGTGGGGCACTCCGGCGGAGGCGCCATTATTCATGGGGTCGTCGATGCGCGCCCCGAGCGGGTCGCGCGCGCGGTCTACGTGGACAGTGGCCCGGTCGGCGACGGCGGCGTCATCAACGACGAGCTTCCCGCGGTGGGAGACGATGTGCCGCTTCCCCCGTGGGACGACTTCGACGACGCCGATCTCACCGACCTCACCGAGGAGTTGCGGGCCGATTTTCGTGCTCGCGCCATTCCGCAGCCGCGCGGTGTGGCCTACGACAAGCAGACGCTCGGCAATGTGCGCCGGTTCGATGTGCCGGTCACGGTGATCGCGTGTGAGTTTCCCACGGCGGCCCTGATCGGCTGGGTGCAGTCCGGCGACCCGCACGTGGCCGAGCTCGCGGACATCACCGATGTAGAGTACGTTGACCTGCCCACGGGGCACTGGCCACAGTTCACCAAGCCGGTCGAGCTCGGTGCCGCCATCCTGGCCGCAGTCGACCGCTGA
- a CDS encoding NAD-dependent epimerase/dehydratase family protein yields MTTPHLLVTGGAGFIGGAIVEQALERGWRVRVLDSLRSDVHGAPPVIDPRVHFIHGDVTVPADVDAALLGVDVVCHQAAKVGLGVNFADAPDYVTSNEVGTAVLLAAMARAGTDRLVLASSMVVYGEGSYVGRHGHARPGPRRTVDLDDGRFDPVDEVTGDRLHPALISEDDPLDPRNVYASTKLGQEYLTTAWARSTGGRAIALRYHNVYGPGMPQNTPYAGVASLFRSALERGEAPTVFEDGAQRRDFVHVHDVASANLAAIDFTETAAEQFFRAFNVGSGTVHTIGEMAEALSAAAHGPAPVITGEYRLGDVRHITASSERIRSELQWMPAVTFEEGMREFATAPLRAAVHR; encoded by the coding sequence ATGACAACGCCGCACCTGCTCGTCACCGGAGGAGCCGGCTTCATCGGCGGCGCCATCGTGGAGCAGGCCCTCGAACGCGGCTGGCGGGTGCGTGTTCTCGACTCCCTGCGCTCCGACGTGCACGGCGCCCCGCCCGTGATCGACCCCCGAGTACATTTCATCCACGGCGACGTAACCGTGCCCGCCGACGTGGACGCCGCCCTTCTGGGCGTCGATGTGGTCTGCCACCAGGCCGCCAAGGTAGGGCTCGGCGTAAACTTCGCCGACGCCCCCGACTACGTCACGAGCAACGAGGTGGGCACGGCCGTGCTGCTCGCGGCGATGGCCCGCGCCGGCACCGACCGCCTCGTGCTCGCCTCCTCGATGGTCGTCTACGGCGAGGGCAGCTACGTGGGCCGTCACGGCCACGCCCGCCCGGGTCCGCGACGCACCGTCGACCTCGACGACGGCCGCTTCGACCCCGTCGACGAGGTCACCGGTGACCGCCTGCATCCCGCCCTTATCTCCGAGGACGACCCCCTCGACCCCCGTAACGTGTACGCGAGTACCAAGCTCGGCCAGGAATACCTCACCACGGCCTGGGCCCGTTCCACCGGTGGCCGAGCCATCGCCCTGCGGTACCACAACGTCTACGGGCCCGGAATGCCGCAGAACACGCCTTACGCGGGCGTCGCCTCCCTGTTCCGATCCGCCCTGGAGCGAGGTGAAGCCCCAACAGTGTTCGAAGACGGCGCCCAGCGCCGGGACTTCGTGCACGTGCACGACGTGGCGTCCGCCAACCTCGCTGCCATCGACTTCACCGAGACGGCCGCCGAGCAGTTCTTCCGCGCCTTCAACGTGGGCAGCGGCACGGTGCACACGATCGGCGAAATGGCCGAGGCGCTCAGCGCCGCCGCGCACGGCCCCGCGCCTGTGATCACCGGGGAGTACCGCCTCGGCGACGTGCGGCACATTACCGCGTCATCGGAACGCATCCGCTCGGAATTGCAGTGGATGCCGGCCGTCACCTTCGAAGAGGGCATGCGTGAGTTCGCCACGGCCCCGCTCCGGGCCGCGGTGCACCGTTAG
- a CDS encoding MTAP family purine nucleoside phosphorylase: MTTNTSATDLSATAQIAVIGGSGLYELFEPGESTTLEIDTPYGHAQVTVGERAGRQVAFLPRHGTGHSEAPHLINYRANIWALASLGVKAIISSAAVGGVSPDYPTGMLVVTDQFIDRTTGRPDTFFDQGSVQHLAAADPFDPVLRAAAIASLEALGENFAPTGTVVVIQGPRFSTRAESTWFRSMGAHIVNMTQYPEVVLAAELNMGTVNLSFVTDADAGLSPLETEDTVSASLVFKRLREAQPRILAAIDGILRGLPEDYAPRELVAAAEVRIALERTPRTRTASHSAAAAPPAGTGAATSALSDASSVE, encoded by the coding sequence GTGACCACCAACACCAGCGCGACCGACCTGAGCGCAACGGCGCAGATCGCCGTCATCGGCGGCTCCGGCCTCTACGAGCTCTTTGAGCCGGGCGAATCGACCACTCTCGAGATCGACACACCCTACGGACACGCGCAGGTCACCGTGGGTGAGCGCGCCGGCCGGCAGGTCGCCTTCCTGCCCCGCCACGGCACCGGGCACAGTGAGGCGCCGCACCTCATCAACTACCGCGCCAACATTTGGGCTCTCGCCTCCCTCGGCGTGAAGGCCATCATCTCCTCGGCCGCGGTAGGCGGCGTCAGCCCGGACTACCCGACGGGCATGCTCGTGGTCACGGACCAGTTCATCGACCGCACCACCGGCCGCCCTGACACCTTCTTTGATCAGGGATCCGTGCAGCACCTCGCCGCCGCCGACCCGTTCGACCCGGTGCTGCGCGCAGCGGCCATCGCGTCTCTCGAGGCCCTCGGCGAAAACTTCGCGCCCACCGGAACCGTCGTCGTCATTCAGGGCCCGCGCTTCTCCACCCGTGCCGAATCCACCTGGTTTCGCTCCATGGGCGCCCACATCGTGAACATGACCCAGTACCCGGAGGTCGTGCTCGCCGCCGAACTGAACATGGGCACGGTCAACCTGTCGTTCGTCACCGATGCGGATGCCGGACTGTCCCCGCTCGAAACCGAGGACACGGTTTCGGCCTCGCTCGTTTTCAAGCGACTGCGGGAGGCCCAGCCGCGCATCCTCGCCGCGATCGACGGCATTCTGCGCGGACTCCCGGAGGACTACGCGCCACGCGAGCTCGTGGCCGCCGCCGAGGTGCGCATCGCGCTCGAGCGCACGCCCCGCACGCGAACCGCCAGTCACAGTGCCGCCGCGGCGCCGCCGGCCGGTACCGGTGCCGCGACATCCGCTCTCTCCGACGCCTCGAGCGTCGAATGA
- a CDS encoding IS110 family transposase, whose protein sequence is MVSQQFSYVIGVDTHAKTHTLVALDHLGGKHGTAQTFPTTPPGLKRAQAWIERETTGPVLVAMEGTGSYGAQFCDLLTAAGVRVTETRPPKRGVRRAGKTDPIDAEHAARYALALPMEHLITPRNHAGHHAALTVLLTARAALKKAHSASNNRLTALLRGYGFGLDVRLALTAEQVKVVAAWRAHRNDDVGMVTIRAEAAREAREILSRQAELTANEKGLLKHVKALAPYLLLEHGVGAIVAAQLIVSWSHQGRIRSEAAFARFAGIAPIPASSGNTIRYRLHRGGDRALNTAIWVTTFYRYHHDPATAAYVEKRTKEGKTPKEIQRVLKRYIARHLFRVLDNHTI, encoded by the coding sequence ATGGTCTCACAGCAGTTCAGTTATGTCATCGGGGTGGATACCCATGCCAAAACGCACACGCTGGTCGCCCTCGACCATCTGGGCGGCAAACACGGCACCGCGCAAACATTCCCGACAACTCCGCCCGGACTCAAACGGGCTCAGGCGTGGATCGAACGCGAAACAACGGGGCCGGTTTTGGTGGCCATGGAGGGCACCGGGTCCTACGGAGCCCAGTTCTGCGACCTCCTGACGGCCGCCGGCGTGCGCGTCACCGAAACCAGGCCGCCCAAGCGCGGCGTTCGCCGGGCCGGCAAAACCGACCCCATCGACGCCGAGCACGCCGCCCGCTACGCCCTCGCCCTGCCAATGGAGCACCTCATCACGCCCCGCAACCACGCTGGGCACCACGCAGCCTTGACGGTGCTACTGACCGCGCGCGCCGCCCTCAAGAAGGCCCACAGCGCCTCCAACAACCGCCTCACAGCGCTGCTGCGCGGGTACGGTTTCGGCCTGGACGTTCGCCTGGCCCTCACCGCCGAGCAAGTCAAAGTCGTCGCAGCCTGGCGCGCCCATCGAAACGATGACGTCGGCATGGTCACCATCCGCGCCGAGGCTGCCCGCGAAGCGCGAGAGATCCTCAGCCGTCAAGCCGAGCTCACGGCGAACGAGAAGGGCCTCCTCAAGCACGTGAAAGCCCTCGCCCCCTACCTGCTGCTTGAGCACGGCGTCGGCGCGATCGTCGCCGCGCAGCTGATCGTGTCGTGGTCGCACCAGGGACGCATCCGCTCCGAGGCCGCGTTCGCCCGCTTCGCGGGCATCGCGCCCATCCCCGCGTCATCGGGCAACACCATCCGCTACCGTCTGCACCGCGGCGGCGACCGGGCGCTCAACACCGCCATCTGGGTCACCACGTTCTACCGCTACCACCACGACCCGGCGACCGCCGCCTACGTCGAGAAACGGACGAAGGAAGGCAAGACACCCAAGGAGATCCAACGCGTCCTGAAACGCTACATCGCCCGGCACCTGTTCCGCGTCCTCGATAACCACACCATCTAA